A window of Natrinema versiforme contains these coding sequences:
- a CDS encoding CHY zinc finger protein, which translates to MQSINDHDIHGVAVGPETRCAHYDTDRDVVAFKFACCERYYPCFRCHEESTAHEAVPWPRGRFDEPSVLCGVCGTELTAPDYRAADYSCPTCDAPFNPGCANHAELYFETADSDSE; encoded by the coding sequence GTGCAATCAATCAACGACCACGACATCCATGGTGTCGCAGTCGGTCCGGAAACGCGGTGTGCCCACTACGACACCGACCGCGACGTGGTCGCGTTCAAATTCGCCTGCTGCGAGCGTTACTACCCCTGTTTTCGCTGCCACGAGGAATCGACGGCCCACGAGGCCGTGCCGTGGCCGCGCGGGCGGTTCGACGAGCCGTCCGTGCTCTGTGGCGTCTGCGGAACCGAACTCACCGCTCCCGACTACCGCGCGGCCGACTACAGCTGTCCGACCTGTGACGCCCCGTTCAATCCCGGTTGTGCGAACCACGCGGAACTGTACTTCGAGACGGCCGATTCGGACTCGGAGTGA
- a CDS encoding winged helix-turn-helix domain-containing protein codes for MRQPGEWMQLPTDNFILEALDKGLEIGPTAIARNIDKSQSTVHERLRVLIKYGLVEKVDDGYYTITDAGHAYLEGEIDASELEPE; via the coding sequence ATGAGACAACCGGGAGAATGGATGCAGCTCCCTACGGATAATTTCATTCTCGAAGCTCTCGATAAGGGTCTCGAGATCGGCCCCACAGCTATCGCGCGGAACATCGACAAATCACAGAGTACCGTTCACGAGCGGCTTCGTGTCCTTATCAAGTACGGACTCGTCGAGAAGGTTGACGACGGCTACTACACGATCACTGACGCCGGTCACGCCTATCTCGAGGGCGAGATTGACGCGAGCGAACTTGAACCGGAGTAA